The Mesorhizobium loti genome includes a region encoding these proteins:
- the ppk2 gene encoding polyphosphate kinase 2 — translation MTELRQNSPAKDWLEAELADTLDEDYELEMSEPALSMEIAKIYKNAHPPSIDRMQYFRDLITLQSELIKLQSWVAYHKKKLVVIFEGRDSAGKGGVIKRITQRLNPRICRVVALPAPTEREKSQWYFQRYVPHLPAGGEIVLFDRSWYNRSGVERVMGFAQPDQVEEFFRDVPEFERMLVRSGITVVKYWFSITDEEQQMRFLMRIHDPMKQWKLSPMDLQSRVRWEQYTKAKEETFVRTNIPEAPWFIVEGNDKKRARLNCIDHLLQQMPYEEVPHEEITLPERVFNPEYERQTLPRELYVPERY, via the coding sequence ATGACCGAGCTAAGACAGAATTCTCCTGCCAAGGACTGGCTGGAAGCCGAACTCGCCGACACGCTCGACGAGGACTATGAGCTCGAAATGTCGGAGCCGGCGCTGTCGATGGAGATCGCCAAGATCTACAAGAACGCGCATCCGCCTTCGATCGATCGCATGCAGTATTTTCGCGACCTGATCACCTTGCAGTCGGAATTGATCAAGCTGCAGTCCTGGGTCGCCTACCACAAGAAGAAGCTGGTGGTGATCTTCGAGGGTCGCGACTCGGCCGGCAAGGGCGGCGTCATCAAGCGCATCACCCAGCGGCTCAATCCGCGCATCTGCCGTGTCGTCGCACTGCCGGCGCCCACCGAGCGCGAGAAGTCGCAATGGTATTTCCAGCGCTATGTGCCGCATCTGCCGGCCGGCGGCGAGATCGTGCTGTTCGACCGCTCCTGGTACAACCGCTCCGGCGTCGAGCGCGTGATGGGCTTTGCCCAACCCGATCAGGTGGAAGAATTCTTCCGCGACGTGCCGGAGTTCGAGCGCATGCTGGTCCGCTCGGGCATCACCGTGGTCAAATACTGGTTCTCCATCACTGACGAGGAGCAGCAGATGCGCTTCCTGATGCGCATCCACGATCCAATGAAGCAGTGGAAACTGTCGCCGATGGACCTGCAGTCGCGCGTGCGCTGGGAGCAGTACACCAAGGCCAAGGAAGAGACCTTCGTGCGCACCAACATCCCGGAGGCCCCCTGGTTCATCGTCGAAGGCAACGACAAGAAGCGGGCGCGGCTGAACTGCATCGACCATCTGCTCCAGCAGATGCCCTATGAAGAGGTTCCACACGAAGAGATCACGCTGCCGGAGCGCGTCTTCAATCCCGAATACGAGCGCCAGACGCTGCCGCGCGAGCTCTATGTGCCGGAGAGGTATTGA
- a CDS encoding aldo/keto reductase: protein MEYRTLGRSGLKVSTLTMGTMTFGGAGAFSAVGKTDLDEARRMIDLCIDAGINVIDTANVYSNGISEEIIGEALGGKRKGDVLIASKARMRIGNGPNDEGLSRHHLIRECEKSLKRLKTDVIDIYFLHEWDGATPLEETIAALDTLVAQGKIRYVGCSNYSGWQVMKALGISDSHHQPRFVTQQIHYTLEAREAEYELLPISVDQGLGVLVWSPLAGGLLSGKYRRDSPTARQLAGWSEPPIRDEDRLWRIVDVLVEIGAQRGVSAAQVALAWLLGRPAVSSLVIGARNEAQLKDNLAAASLVLTDDERSRLDSVSRPPLLYPYWHQQLTAKDRFGPADLVLDRSGI, encoded by the coding sequence ATGGAATACCGCACCCTCGGCCGTTCCGGCCTGAAAGTTTCGACACTGACCATGGGCACCATGACTTTCGGCGGCGCCGGCGCGTTTTCGGCGGTCGGCAAGACCGACCTCGACGAGGCACGCCGGATGATCGATCTCTGTATCGATGCCGGCATCAACGTCATCGACACCGCCAATGTCTATTCGAACGGCATTTCGGAAGAGATCATCGGCGAAGCGCTCGGCGGCAAGCGCAAGGGCGACGTGCTGATCGCCTCCAAGGCGCGGATGCGGATCGGTAACGGTCCGAACGATGAAGGCCTGTCGCGCCATCACCTGATCCGCGAATGCGAGAAGAGCCTGAAGCGGCTCAAGACCGACGTCATCGACATCTACTTCCTGCACGAATGGGATGGCGCAACACCGCTGGAGGAAACCATCGCGGCGCTCGATACTTTGGTTGCCCAAGGCAAGATCCGCTATGTCGGCTGTTCCAACTATTCCGGCTGGCAGGTGATGAAGGCGCTCGGCATCAGCGACAGCCATCACCAGCCGCGCTTCGTCACCCAGCAGATCCACTACACGCTGGAAGCGCGCGAGGCGGAGTATGAATTGCTGCCGATTTCCGTCGATCAGGGGCTGGGCGTGCTGGTCTGGAGCCCGCTTGCCGGCGGATTGCTGTCCGGCAAATACCGCCGCGACAGCCCCACTGCCCGCCAGCTCGCCGGCTGGTCCGAACCGCCGATCCGCGACGAGGACCGGCTGTGGCGGATCGTCGATGTGCTTGTCGAGATCGGCGCGCAGCGCGGCGTGTCGGCGGCGCAGGTGGCGCTGGCCTGGCTGCTCGGCCGGCCGGCTGTCAGTTCGCTGGTGATCGGCGCCCGCAACGAAGCCCAGCTGAAGGACAACCTTGCGGCGGCGAGCCTAGTGCTCACCGACGACGAACGCAGCCGCCTCGATTCAGTCAGCCGGCCGCCCTTGCTCTACCCCTACTGGCACCAGCAATTGACGGCAAAGGACCGCTTCGGCCCCGCCGATCTTGTTCTTGATCGCAGCGGCATCTGA
- a CDS encoding lipopolysaccharide biosynthesis protein — MATIARTTAKVFYYARNLACDVAPQALFRRRLAARLERASLSDDSVRRRLNYYNKLHDAFTPSPNAVRVGQLPFTPTMYYYDLKEFARYFDTELLIDVEFGDVIKVPKVPTIVKDRPIRVDNSNAVIMKLDKFRHFQMPADATAFADKLPAVVWRGDLNNSKRTAFLDAVRDLPFCDAGSHKPNAPAEYSKPFLSISQQQRYRYIVSLEGNDVATNLKWILNSKSLCLMPLPTYETWFAEKQLEAGVHYVPLDPDFADVADKVRYFERHPAEAQRIVAAANAYCRQFSNEQDEQAISLLVLYKYFVLSGQIEPDPEVWRFVQG; from the coding sequence ATGGCCACAATTGCGCGAACGACGGCAAAGGTTTTCTACTACGCGCGAAACCTCGCGTGCGATGTCGCCCCACAGGCACTGTTTCGCCGCAGATTGGCCGCCCGCCTCGAAAGGGCCAGCCTCTCGGACGACTCGGTTCGCCGGCGGCTGAATTACTACAACAAGCTGCACGATGCGTTTACGCCCAGCCCCAATGCCGTACGCGTCGGCCAGCTGCCTTTTACACCGACCATGTACTATTACGACCTGAAGGAGTTTGCCCGCTACTTCGACACCGAATTGCTCATCGATGTGGAATTCGGCGATGTCATCAAAGTGCCGAAGGTGCCGACGATCGTCAAGGATCGGCCGATCCGCGTTGATAACAGCAATGCGGTCATCATGAAGCTCGACAAGTTTCGTCACTTCCAGATGCCTGCCGATGCAACCGCCTTCGCCGACAAGCTCCCAGCCGTGGTCTGGCGCGGTGACCTCAACAATTCGAAACGGACAGCATTTCTCGACGCCGTGCGTGACTTGCCGTTCTGCGATGCCGGCTCACACAAGCCGAACGCGCCGGCCGAGTATAGCAAGCCCTTTCTCAGCATCAGCCAACAGCAGCGTTATCGCTACATCGTCTCACTCGAAGGCAACGACGTGGCGACCAACCTCAAATGGATCCTGAATTCGAAATCGCTCTGCCTGATGCCGTTGCCGACATACGAGACATGGTTTGCCGAAAAGCAACTCGAGGCCGGTGTCCACTATGTGCCGCTCGACCCGGATTTCGCCGATGTCGCGGACAAGGTGCGCTATTTCGAGCGTCATCCGGCCGAGGCGCAACGCATTGTCGCCGCGGCCAATGCCTATTGCCGCCAATTCTCCAACGAGCAGGACGAGCAGGCGATCTCCCTGCTCGTCCTCTACAAATATTTCGTCCTCAGCGGCCAGATCGAGCCCGACCCCGAGGTCTGGCGTTTTGTCCAGGGTTAG
- a CDS encoding DUF982 domain-containing protein yields the protein MENNRFETPVTVKSVAAGSTQLLRTAREASDYLLNSWPGKRSPKHRAALQACHDALAGDKPAMNARRAFIAAAREVDVFVSDKAPA from the coding sequence ATGGAAAACAACCGATTTGAAACACCTGTGACTGTGAAGTCAGTCGCGGCGGGAAGCACTCAGCTCTTGCGTACGGCGCGTGAGGCTTCCGACTACCTTCTCAACAGCTGGCCCGGCAAGCGCAGCCCCAAGCATCGCGCGGCGCTGCAGGCCTGCCATGACGCACTCGCCGGCGACAAGCCGGCGATGAACGCCAGGCGCGCCTTCATCGCGGCAGCGCGCGAAGTGGACGTCTTTGTCAGCGACAAGGCGCCGGCCTGA
- a CDS encoding GntR family transcriptional regulator, which translates to MSQMQSVEKQLRQMILGLELGPGEKLTERWIESRFGASRTPVRAALLRLETEGLVGRDGRGWTVSPINLAELEQIAVYREAVEVAALRLTCGLADRSAVDVIEAMLESCDNDTPREEWHRVGMDFHIELARLSGNEFLFRAVRDAMTRLSRARWLEVRDEAALARAWVEHRAILAAARLGDADEAARLLSGHIVGSRDRLVTSLANDRRGLRARGFAVVAA; encoded by the coding sequence ATGTCGCAGATGCAGAGCGTCGAAAAACAGCTTCGGCAGATGATCCTGGGCCTCGAGCTCGGTCCCGGCGAGAAGCTGACCGAGCGCTGGATCGAAAGCCGCTTCGGCGCGTCGCGAACCCCGGTCAGGGCAGCACTGCTGCGGCTCGAGACCGAGGGCCTGGTCGGCAGGGACGGACGTGGCTGGACGGTGTCGCCCATCAATCTGGCCGAACTCGAGCAGATCGCCGTCTACAGGGAAGCGGTCGAGGTTGCGGCACTTCGCCTGACATGCGGCTTGGCGGATAGGAGCGCCGTCGATGTCATCGAGGCGATGCTCGAATCCTGCGACAACGACACGCCGCGCGAGGAATGGCATCGGGTCGGCATGGATTTTCACATCGAACTGGCGCGTCTGTCGGGCAACGAATTCCTGTTCCGGGCGGTCCGCGATGCCATGACGCGCCTGTCGCGGGCGCGTTGGCTGGAGGTTCGCGACGAAGCGGCCCTTGCCCGCGCCTGGGTCGAACATCGCGCCATTCTGGCGGCGGCACGCCTTGGCGATGCCGATGAAGCCGCGCGCCTGCTTTCAGGCCACATTGTCGGTAGCCGCGACCGGCTGGTGACGTCGCTCGCCAACGATCGCCGCGGTCTTCGCGCCAGAGGCTTTGCCGTCGTCGCCGCCTAA
- a CDS encoding multidrug efflux MFS transporter, whose protein sequence is MPQNTPPATDSTYNIHWRRNLFVCFAGSFSTLVAMTLLLPFLPLYIEQLGAQGHAAIVQWSGIAYGATFFAAALVAPLWGRLGDRYGRKVMLVRASFGMAICMSLTGMVQTVWQLVLLRLLIGFAGGYSSGSTILVAMQTPKERSGWALGLLSAGITAGALVGPLVGGILPPLIGIRATFLLSGGVIFLAFLATTFLIKENPRPKTAEAASKQKPKGGWAQIPDKRPVVAMLATGMLLSFATMSIEPIITVYVQQLIEDQSRVTLISGIVMSAAALGAILSASRLGKLADRVGHWNVIIGALAVSALLLIPQAFVTQSWQLIGLRFLMGLALGGLLPCITSVIRHNVPDGVGGNVLGLSISAQYVGQVAGPLLGGFAGGHFGMRSVFLGTSVLMAGGAVYNWLAQSRRAQDMLANAGKP, encoded by the coding sequence ATGCCGCAGAATACGCCCCCGGCGACCGACAGCACCTACAACATCCACTGGCGGCGCAATCTGTTCGTGTGCTTCGCCGGTTCGTTTTCGACGCTTGTCGCCATGACGCTGCTTTTGCCGTTCCTGCCGCTCTATATCGAGCAGCTCGGTGCCCAGGGCCACGCAGCGATCGTGCAATGGTCGGGGATCGCCTATGGCGCGACGTTCTTCGCGGCAGCGCTGGTGGCGCCGCTCTGGGGACGTCTCGGCGACCGCTACGGCCGCAAGGTGATGCTGGTTCGCGCCAGCTTCGGCATGGCCATATGCATGTCGCTGACCGGCATGGTGCAGACCGTCTGGCAACTGGTACTGCTGCGGCTGCTGATCGGTTTTGCCGGCGGCTATTCGTCGGGATCGACCATCCTCGTCGCCATGCAGACGCCGAAGGAGCGTTCCGGCTGGGCGCTCGGCCTGCTGTCTGCCGGCATCACGGCTGGGGCATTGGTCGGCCCACTGGTTGGCGGTATCTTGCCGCCGCTGATCGGCATCCGCGCCACCTTCCTGTTGTCCGGCGGCGTCATCTTCCTGGCGTTCCTGGCGACCACGTTTCTGATCAAGGAGAATCCCCGGCCGAAAACAGCAGAAGCCGCGTCGAAGCAGAAGCCGAAAGGCGGCTGGGCACAAATCCCCGACAAACGGCCTGTCGTCGCCATGCTGGCGACCGGCATGCTGTTAAGTTTCGCCACCATGTCGATCGAGCCGATCATCACCGTCTATGTGCAGCAGCTGATCGAAGACCAGAGCCGCGTCACGCTGATATCAGGCATCGTCATGTCGGCGGCGGCCCTTGGCGCCATCCTGTCGGCTTCGCGTCTGGGCAAGCTCGCCGACCGCGTCGGCCACTGGAACGTCATCATCGGCGCGCTTGCCGTCTCGGCGCTGCTGCTGATCCCGCAGGCCTTCGTCACGCAGAGCTGGCAACTCATCGGCCTGCGCTTCCTGATGGGCCTCGCGCTTGGCGGTCTCTTGCCCTGCATCACCAGCGTCATCCGCCACAATGTTCCCGATGGGGTCGGCGGCAACGTGCTCGGGCTGTCGATCTCCGCCCAGTATGTCGGGCAGGTCGCCGGCCCCTTGCTCGGCGGCTTTGCCGGTGGCCATTTCGGCATGCGTTCTGTGTTTCTGGGCACATCCGTCTTGATGGCCGGGGGCGCGGTGTATAACTGGCTGGCGCAGTCACGCCGCGCGCAGGACATGCTCGCCAACGCCGGCAAGCCCTGA
- a CDS encoding DUF423 domain-containing protein, translated as MSTAEQPSGNIGRILVLAGGLCGAAGVALSAAAAHLGGAFVGTAASFLIMHAPVFLAAGLLGANRILRIGSLILLVGLLLFCGDLLARDFIGSRLFPLSAPIGGTLLIAGWLAIAASGLVRVRS; from the coding sequence ATGAGCACGGCCGAGCAACCTTCCGGCAATATCGGCCGTATCCTCGTCCTGGCCGGGGGTCTTTGCGGCGCCGCCGGCGTGGCGCTGTCGGCCGCGGCGGCGCATCTGGGCGGGGCCTTCGTCGGCACTGCCGCATCCTTCCTGATCATGCATGCGCCGGTCTTCCTCGCCGCCGGATTGCTTGGCGCGAACCGGATCCTGCGCATCGGCAGCCTGATCCTGCTAGTCGGGCTTCTGCTGTTCTGCGGCGACCTGTTGGCCCGCGATTTTATCGGGTCGCGGCTGTTCCCGCTGTCGGCGCCGATCGGCGGCACCTTGCTCATCGCCGGCTGGCTGGCGATCGCCGCCTCGGGGCTGGTGCGCGTGCGTTCCTGA
- a CDS encoding substrate-binding domain-containing protein has protein sequence MAPLASGKTRPVRLADIAKAAGVSHGTASNVFARPEIVREEVRERVKAAAEAMGYGGPDPKGRLLRAGKVNAIGVATAEPLSYFFNDPFARVMMASISQACDATGAGISLVSAANNEQLAWNIQSALVDGFIVFCVDGGSKLVELARDRKLPFVALDLDSDDDEAVAAIGVDNIAGAGLAARHLTELGHRRFAVLALPVADSGFGPTTREQMEKALYSGTRDRLRGYFAELSRVDIDVERVPIYETVNDEESVWAGLDHIFAGAETPTAILAMSDRMALHALDWLRQRDIAVPGDVSIVGFDGVPEGAVSSPPLTTIVQPIAEMGRLAVKAILENDGSFSRQSLPVELLVRASSGPSPA, from the coding sequence ATGGCGCCATTGGCCTCTGGAAAGACAAGACCGGTCCGGCTGGCAGACATTGCCAAAGCGGCCGGCGTCTCGCATGGCACCGCGTCCAACGTCTTCGCCCGCCCGGAGATCGTGCGCGAGGAGGTCCGTGAACGGGTCAAGGCGGCAGCCGAGGCTATGGGATATGGCGGGCCCGACCCCAAGGGCCGGCTGCTGCGCGCCGGCAAGGTCAACGCCATCGGTGTCGCGACCGCGGAGCCGCTGTCCTATTTCTTCAACGACCCTTTCGCCCGGGTGATGATGGCCAGCATCTCGCAGGCTTGCGATGCGACCGGTGCGGGGATCTCGCTGGTCTCCGCCGCCAACAATGAGCAGCTCGCCTGGAACATCCAGAGCGCGCTTGTCGATGGCTTCATCGTCTTCTGCGTCGATGGCGGTTCAAAGCTGGTCGAACTGGCGCGCGACCGCAAACTCCCCTTCGTGGCGCTCGATCTCGATTCAGACGACGACGAGGCGGTCGCCGCCATCGGTGTCGACAACATCGCCGGGGCCGGCCTGGCGGCCCGACATCTGACAGAGCTTGGGCATCGTCGCTTTGCCGTGCTTGCCCTGCCCGTCGCGGACTCCGGCTTCGGCCCCACCACAAGGGAGCAGATGGAGAAGGCCCTCTATTCCGGGACGCGCGACCGCCTGCGTGGCTATTTCGCGGAACTCTCCCGCGTCGACATCGACGTCGAGCGTGTGCCGATCTATGAAACCGTCAATGACGAGGAGAGCGTGTGGGCCGGCCTCGATCATATTTTCGCCGGCGCCGAGACACCGACCGCCATCCTGGCCATGTCAGACAGGATGGCCTTGCATGCATTGGACTGGCTGCGGCAGCGTGACATCGCGGTGCCGGGCGACGTTTCGATCGTCGGCTTCGACGGTGTTCCGGAAGGAGCGGTTTCCAGTCCGCCGCTGACCACGATCGTCCAGCCGATCGCCGAGATGGGCCGCCTTGCCGTCAAGGCGATCCTTGAAAATGACGGCTCGTTCAGCCGGCAATCGCTGCCGGTCGAACTCCTGGTGCGAGCCTCATCCGGCCCCTCGCCCGCCTGA
- a CDS encoding OpgC family protein: MTTPISPDRDSRVPDRDSRVPERDTRIADRDTRIDVLRALALLTIFVDHVPGTAFESLTYKNLGFSDAAEVFVLISGISVALAYGKKFQPGNRLLATLKMWRRAGVLYATHIVTTMVVMAIFCAAAVFARRPELLTMINMEPLIKNTPQVLIGIVTLGHQLGYNNILPVYAVLLLLAPVFLLLVSYRPLPALAASGALWLVAGIYQIAPPNYPEPGFWFLNPLSWQFLFNIGLAGTLHVRRGGTIPVNRWLVGAALAYTATALVWVHSPLWGQISWLGLPPVLTGFDKTFLSLPRLLHIVAVSYLIVAFPAISNLFRTGRDHPLAILGKRSLPVFIAGTVLAMAAQVLKLINPGGFAYDSLLISAGIVMQFALAYYLEWLSDLGWSGKSRPAHNAAPPAHASFGMSSMATRMGR, encoded by the coding sequence ATGACCACCCCCATTTCCCCAGACCGCGATTCGCGTGTCCCGGACCGCGATTCGCGTGTCCCAGAGCGCGACACGCGTATCGCCGATCGCGACACACGTATCGATGTGTTGCGCGCTCTCGCTCTGCTGACCATCTTTGTCGACCATGTGCCAGGCACCGCCTTCGAGTCTCTGACCTACAAGAACTTGGGCTTTTCGGACGCGGCGGAGGTCTTCGTGCTGATCTCCGGCATCTCGGTCGCGCTCGCCTACGGCAAGAAATTCCAGCCTGGAAACCGGCTGTTGGCAACCTTGAAGATGTGGCGAAGGGCCGGTGTGCTCTATGCCACCCACATCGTCACCACCATGGTGGTGATGGCCATCTTCTGCGCCGCGGCGGTATTCGCCAGGCGGCCGGAGCTTTTGACGATGATCAACATGGAGCCGTTGATCAAGAATACCCCACAAGTGCTGATCGGCATCGTGACGCTCGGCCACCAGCTCGGCTACAACAACATCCTGCCGGTCTATGCCGTGCTGTTGTTGTTGGCGCCGGTCTTCCTGCTCTTGGTCAGCTACCGGCCATTGCCGGCGCTTGCCGCATCCGGCGCGCTGTGGCTGGTCGCTGGGATCTACCAGATTGCTCCGCCCAACTATCCCGAGCCCGGCTTCTGGTTTCTCAACCCGCTGTCGTGGCAGTTCCTTTTCAACATCGGCCTGGCAGGCACGCTGCATGTGCGTCGCGGCGGCACTATCCCGGTCAATCGCTGGCTGGTTGGCGCGGCCTTGGCCTACACCGCGACCGCGCTAGTCTGGGTGCACAGCCCGCTCTGGGGGCAGATCTCCTGGTTGGGCCTGCCTCCGGTGCTGACCGGCTTCGACAAGACGTTCCTGTCGCTGCCGAGGCTGCTGCATATAGTGGCGGTGAGCTACCTGATCGTGGCATTCCCCGCCATCTCGAACCTGTTTCGCACCGGGCGCGATCATCCGCTTGCGATATTGGGCAAACGATCGCTGCCGGTTTTCATTGCCGGCACGGTGCTCGCAATGGCGGCGCAGGTGCTGAAGCTGATCAATCCGGGCGGATTTGCCTATGACAGCCTGTTGATATCGGCCGGCATCGTCATGCAGTTCGCGCTCGCCTACTATCTCGAATGGCTTTCGGACCTCGGCTGGTCCGGGAAAAGCAGGCCGGCTCACAACGCCGCACCGCCCGCCCATGCGTCCTTCGGCATGTCGTCGATGGCGACAAGGATGGGGCGTTGA
- a CDS encoding alpha/beta hydrolase codes for MIEETSQNGALRRDLAFSYRLYSPGDSTGECFFLLHGSGVDETTLVPLAQEIAPRAMLIAVRGRIAQEDGFRWFARITPTRFEQHSIRTETDAFAGFVTAAATRHHLDLSRTIFLGYSNGANLVSSLMLLHPGLVERAALLRPMPVLDHVPETDLSKVRVLMIAGAADLTYAPFAPALVTLLSQHGAEIDARIVASGHEFGSADAAIVRQWLPAAVAQD; via the coding sequence ATGATCGAAGAGACCTCGCAAAATGGTGCGTTGCGGCGGGATCTCGCCTTCAGCTACCGCCTTTACAGCCCGGGGGATTCGACTGGCGAATGCTTCTTCCTGCTGCATGGGTCGGGTGTCGACGAGACGACATTGGTGCCACTGGCACAAGAGATCGCACCGCGTGCCATGCTGATCGCGGTGCGTGGCCGCATCGCCCAGGAGGACGGTTTCCGCTGGTTCGCACGGATCACGCCGACGCGCTTCGAACAGCACAGCATCCGCACCGAAACCGATGCCTTTGCGGGCTTCGTCACCGCCGCGGCCACACGCCACCATCTCGATCTCTCCCGCACGATTTTCCTCGGCTATTCGAACGGCGCCAATCTGGTTTCGAGCCTGATGCTGCTGCATCCGGGTCTTGTCGAGCGCGCCGCACTGCTGCGGCCGATGCCGGTGCTCGATCACGTGCCGGAGACGGATCTGTCAAAGGTGCGGGTGCTGATGATCGCCGGCGCCGCCGACCTTACCTACGCCCCGTTCGCGCCGGCGCTGGTGACATTGCTCAGCCAGCATGGCGCGGAGATCGATGCCCGGATTGTTGCATCGGGTCATGAATTCGGCAGCGCCGACGCGGCGATCGTCAGGCAATGGCTGCCCGCCGCCGTCGCACAAGACTGA
- a CDS encoding toxic anion resistance protein: MADKNSTTLLDDTSTLPAIVANPSDIARIESTIDVRDRAGISVYGDRAQQAVSDYADKILGQLRNRDLGDTGNLLTDIIMKAKNLDPASLNDEGFLGNLFSSFKARLERFKEKYEDVAGQIDRIGLELDRHKDTLRRDIAVLDDLHEQTKDSILKLDAYVQAGKKFVEDYRANELPKLKAAADSSGGDVGGTLEAQTYQDAVQALDRLEKRVFYLVQARQLGIQQLPQIRIVQSGDETLIENLQATSALTVPAWKQKMVILLGLTNQKSALELQKTVTDATNEMIRQTSKMMKDQAISIEEQAQRGIVDVETLAQANRDLIDTVQGVLKVQQEGRQKRADAEKQMDQMTIDLKKALTQS; this comes from the coding sequence ATGGCCGACAAGAACAGCACCACTCTGCTTGACGACACCTCGACATTGCCGGCAATCGTTGCCAATCCCTCCGACATCGCCAGGATCGAAAGCACGATCGACGTCAGGGATCGCGCCGGCATTTCGGTCTATGGCGACCGTGCCCAGCAGGCTGTCAGCGACTATGCCGACAAGATTCTGGGCCAGCTTCGCAATCGCGATCTCGGCGACACCGGAAATCTCCTGACCGACATCATCATGAAGGCCAAGAACCTCGATCCGGCTTCGCTGAACGACGAAGGGTTTCTCGGCAATCTGTTTTCCTCCTTCAAGGCGCGGCTCGAACGCTTCAAGGAAAAGTATGAGGACGTCGCCGGCCAGATCGACCGCATCGGCCTCGAGCTCGACCGCCACAAGGACACGCTGCGGCGCGACATCGCCGTGCTCGACGACCTGCATGAGCAGACCAAGGACTCGATCCTCAAGCTCGACGCCTATGTGCAGGCAGGCAAGAAATTCGTCGAGGACTATCGCGCCAACGAATTGCCCAAGCTGAAGGCCGCGGCGGATTCGTCCGGCGGCGATGTCGGCGGCACGCTGGAGGCGCAGACCTACCAGGATGCGGTTCAGGCGCTGGATCGTCTGGAAAAGCGCGTCTTCTACCTGGTGCAGGCACGCCAACTCGGCATCCAGCAATTGCCGCAGATCCGCATCGTCCAGTCCGGCGACGAGACGCTGATCGAGAACCTGCAAGCGACCTCGGCGCTCACCGTGCCGGCCTGGAAGCAGAAAATGGTCATCCTGCTTGGTCTGACCAATCAGAAATCAGCGCTCGAACTGCAAAAGACAGTGACGGACGCCACCAATGAGATGATCCGGCAGACCTCCAAGATGATGAAGGATCAGGCGATCTCGATCGAGGAGCAGGCGCAACGCGGCATTGTCGATGTCGAGACGCTTGCGCAGGCCAACCGCGATCTCATCGACACCGTGCAGGGCGTGCTGAAGGTCCAGCAGGAGGGCCGCCAGAAGCGGGCCGATGCCGAAAAGCAGATGGACCAGATGACGATTGATCTGAAGAAAGCGCTGACCCAGTCCTGA